One window from the genome of Streptococcus halotolerans encodes:
- a CDS encoding M20/M25/M40 family metallo-hydrolase, with the protein MPGIIQTKEKASLTEHYLGVLEKLIASKSIFAQAVGLAETAAYLKEVFEDAGAQVTVDESYAAPFMLAQFKSSRPEAKHIIFYNHYDTQPADADQVWQSDPFQLTFRNGYMYGRGVNDDKGHITARLTAVMTYLNKHKDLPVSITFMMEGAEESASVDLEKYLAKYSNQLKGADLLVWEQGIRNKENQIEISGGTKGIVTFNAEVTSAKVDSHSKFGAIFDSATWYLLNALTSLRAEDGRILVDGIYDDIIQPTQHEVDLVAKHAHLDLDSLKELYELTLPTLAKTQADLERRLFFEPALTIEGLSSGYLGQGVKTIIPAQASAKLEVRLVPGMDPYKVLGLIEKQLAKNGYHQVTLTYTLGERGYRSDMTAPAIQNVISIAEGFSPNGVAVLPTTSGTGPMYQVFEALQVPIAAFGIGNPDSRDHGSDENVKMTDYDTHIKMIEELIASYD; encoded by the coding sequence ATGCCAGGGATAATTCAAACCAAAGAAAAAGCTAGCTTGACAGAACATTATCTTGGCGTTTTGGAAAAACTAATTGCAAGCAAGTCCATTTTTGCCCAAGCAGTTGGTTTGGCTGAAACGGCAGCCTACCTCAAAGAAGTCTTTGAAGATGCTGGCGCACAGGTTACTGTTGATGAGAGTTATGCTGCACCCTTTATGCTAGCCCAGTTTAAGAGTTCACGACCTGAAGCCAAACATATTATTTTTTATAATCACTACGACACGCAGCCAGCAGATGCTGATCAGGTGTGGCAGAGTGACCCTTTCCAGCTCACCTTTCGGAATGGCTACATGTATGGTCGAGGCGTCAATGATGATAAAGGTCATATTACAGCACGCTTAACAGCAGTGATGACTTATTTGAACAAACATAAAGACTTGCCGGTGAGCATTACTTTTATGATGGAAGGAGCAGAAGAATCTGCCTCTGTTGATTTAGAAAAGTATTTAGCAAAATATAGCAACCAGTTAAAAGGGGCAGACCTTTTGGTTTGGGAACAGGGCATTCGCAATAAAGAAAACCAGATTGAAATCTCTGGTGGCACCAAAGGAATTGTTACATTTAACGCAGAAGTGACTTCAGCTAAGGTGGATAGTCATTCTAAATTTGGAGCTATCTTTGATAGTGCAACATGGTATCTTCTCAATGCGTTGACTAGTCTTAGAGCAGAGGATGGTCGAATTTTGGTCGATGGCATCTATGATGACATCATTCAACCAACTCAGCATGAGGTTGATTTAGTAGCGAAACATGCTCATCTCGATTTGGATTCTTTAAAGGAATTGTATGAATTAACACTTCCGACCTTAGCTAAAACACAGGCTGATCTAGAAAGACGCTTATTTTTTGAACCAGCTTTGACGATAGAAGGCTTATCATCTGGTTATCTTGGACAAGGCGTTAAGACGATTATTCCCGCACAGGCTTCAGCTAAGTTAGAAGTGCGGTTGGTACCGGGAATGGATCCTTATAAAGTTTTAGGATTGATTGAAAAACAACTTGCTAAAAATGGTTATCATCAAGTCACCTTAACCTATACTTTAGGAGAGAGAGGTTATCGAAGTGACATGACGGCGCCAGCTATTCAAAATGTCATTAGCATTGCGGAAGGTTTTTCACCAAATGGTGTTGCTGTTTTACCAACGACATCTGGCACTGGTCCTATGTATCAAGTTTTTGAAGCTTTGCAAGTTCCTATTGCAGCCTTTGGGATTGGTAATCCTGATAGTCGGGATCATGGTAGTGATGAAAATGTCAAAATGACAGACTATGACACGCATATAAAAATGATAGAGGAGTTAATTGCAAGTTATGACTAA
- a CDS encoding DUF177 domain-containing protein, with translation MMKLVDIRKNPEGLHFEKKLDLKDQLIARDESVIDLQNLTAVGMVSFDDGLYLLNYQLSYELTLPSSRSMEAVTVSEDYMVSEVFMTATDASSRKELVEENLVLMIEDDHIDLSESVLDNILLNIPLKVLTKEEEASETMPEGNDWVVLTEEQYQAMKEEEKQENNPFASLSGLFDEE, from the coding sequence ATTATGAAGTTAGTAGATATCCGAAAAAATCCAGAAGGATTGCACTTTGAAAAAAAATTAGACTTAAAAGATCAACTCATTGCGCGTGATGAGTCAGTCATTGATTTGCAAAATTTAACAGCAGTCGGCATGGTGAGTTTTGACGATGGCCTTTATTTACTGAATTATCAACTGTCTTATGAGTTGACATTGCCATCAAGTCGTTCGATGGAAGCCGTGACTGTCTCTGAAGACTACATGGTTTCTGAAGTTTTTATGACAGCAACCGATGCTTCAAGTAGGAAAGAGCTGGTTGAAGAAAATCTTGTTTTAATGATTGAAGATGATCACATCGATCTTTCTGAAAGTGTTTTAGATAATATTTTGTTAAACATTCCATTAAAAGTTTTAACAAAAGAAGAAGAAGCGTCTGAAACAATGCCAGAAGGCAATGATTGGGTTGTGTTGACAGAAGAGCAATATCAGGCCATGAAGGAAGAAGAAAAACAAGAAAATAATCCATTCGCGTCGCTTTCAGGCTTGTTTGACGAGGAATAA
- a CDS encoding TrkH family potassium uptake protein — translation MSTFISKWSVTQRLSFSFIIVILIGSLILSQPFTHYANAPQTSYFDHLFNVTSMVCVTGLSVFAVGDVYNGIGQVIVMLLMQIGGLGLVTLIAISSYVLHRKMNLSDQSLLQSALSRDSGQDLKRFLYMVYQFTFIIESLAALILMIDFIPRFGLGHGIFNAMFLAISAFCNAGFDNFGSSSLQHYATNPIINFTIIGLIIAGGLGFGVWQDIIQCIKNYLSERPKRLSTLFRPLSNQSRLVLKTTTIILVIGTLLSWLLEWNNTKTIGNLSPSKQFMASLFQTVTMRTAGFATIDYENANPATNFLYMIQMVMGGSPGGTAGGIKVTVVAIIALLFKAELSGQTEVTFHHRTIDNRIIKQTLTIIIFFFSLMMAGFLLLLIVEKTVNPFKLLFEVSSAIATVGVSMNVTADLSTSGRIIIMILMFIGRVGPVTVLLSLLQKKEKTIHYAKANISVG, via the coding sequence ATGTCAACGTTTATTTCCAAATGGTCGGTGACTCAGCGACTCAGTTTTAGCTTTATTATTGTTATTTTAATCGGCAGTCTGATACTGTCGCAGCCTTTTACACATTATGCTAACGCTCCACAAACCAGTTATTTTGACCATCTTTTTAATGTTACTTCCATGGTTTGCGTAACAGGCCTGTCGGTCTTTGCTGTGGGAGACGTCTATAACGGAATTGGACAAGTCATTGTGATGCTTCTCATGCAAATTGGTGGCCTGGGGTTAGTGACCCTAATAGCCATTAGCAGCTACGTCCTCCATCGTAAAATGAATCTGTCCGATCAATCATTGCTGCAATCAGCATTGAGTCGAGATAGTGGACAAGACTTAAAGAGATTTCTTTACATGGTTTATCAATTTACCTTTATTATTGAGAGCCTTGCTGCCTTGATCCTAATGATCGATTTCATCCCACGATTTGGTTTGGGTCACGGTATTTTCAATGCTATGTTCCTAGCCATCTCTGCTTTTTGTAATGCGGGTTTTGATAACTTTGGGTCATCTAGTTTACAGCATTATGCCACAAATCCTATTATCAACTTCACCATTATCGGCTTGATTATAGCTGGTGGTCTGGGATTTGGCGTTTGGCAGGATATTATTCAGTGCATTAAAAACTATCTTTCTGAACGTCCCAAGCGCCTATCAACGCTCTTTCGTCCCCTATCCAACCAGTCACGCTTAGTTCTCAAAACAACAACTATTATTCTAGTAATAGGAACACTACTGAGCTGGCTTTTAGAATGGAACAATACTAAAACCATTGGCAACTTGTCCCCCTCGAAACAGTTTATGGCATCTCTTTTTCAGACTGTTACGATGAGAACAGCTGGCTTTGCAACCATTGATTATGAAAATGCTAATCCTGCCACTAACTTCCTTTATATGATCCAAATGGTTATGGGTGGTTCACCTGGAGGTACAGCTGGTGGTATCAAGGTTACCGTTGTTGCTATTATCGCTTTACTGTTTAAAGCTGAACTTTCAGGACAGACGGAGGTTACTTTCCATCACCGTACCATTGATAACCGCATTATCAAACAAACACTAACCATTATCATTTTTTTCTTCAGTCTTATGATGGCTGGTTTTCTACTATTATTAATCGTTGAAAAAACGGTAAATCCTTTTAAACTGTTATTCGAAGTTTCATCAGCTATTGCTACTGTGGGTGTTTCTATGAATGTGACTGCTGATTTATCGACATCTGGACGTATTATTATTATGATTCTCATGTTTATTGGCCGTGTTGGACCGGTAACTGTCCTACTTAGTCTATTACAGAAGAAAGAAAAAACCATCCATTATGCTAAAGCAAACATTTCAGTTGGATAA
- the sstT gene encoding serine/threonine transporter SstT, which translates to MKKAFHVWGRVSLVKRILIGVIIGGLLGLLVPKMTFIGLIGQMFVGGLKAIAPLLVFALVANALSQSRDGQKSNMKIVIFLYLLATFSAALVAVLSSYVFPVTLRLTESAAANANSPEGIAQVFQSLILNIVDNPINALAQANYIGVLSWGVIFGLAFRSASKTTKELLATLADVTAQIVKGIINLAPFGIMGLVFTTISENGISVLADYGILILALVGTMAFVALVVNPLLGFIMMGKNPYPLTFQCLKESGVTAFFTRSSAANIPVNMRLCEKLGLNPDTYSVSIPLGATINMSGAAITINVLTLAAARTLGIEVDFATAFILSVVAAVSACGASGVAGGSLLLIPVACSLFGIPNDTAMQVVGVGFIVGVVQDSCETALNSASDVFFTAVAEKSYFNNH; encoded by the coding sequence ATGAAAAAAGCATTTCACGTTTGGGGACGTGTTAGTCTAGTCAAGCGTATTCTTATCGGTGTTATTATTGGTGGTCTTTTAGGGTTACTTGTTCCTAAAATGACCTTTATCGGATTAATTGGACAGATGTTTGTTGGTGGGCTAAAAGCTATTGCTCCGCTCTTGGTGTTCGCTCTGGTCGCTAATGCCTTATCACAATCACGTGATGGGCAAAAGAGTAATATGAAGATTGTCATCTTTCTTTATCTGCTAGCGACATTTTCAGCAGCCTTAGTTGCCGTTTTGAGTTCTTACGTCTTCCCAGTGACCTTGAGATTGACGGAATCAGCTGCTGCAAATGCTAATTCGCCTGAAGGGATTGCCCAAGTTTTTCAAAGTTTAATCTTGAATATTGTTGACAATCCAATCAATGCCCTGGCTCAGGCTAATTATATTGGGGTATTATCATGGGGAGTAATCTTTGGATTAGCCTTTCGTTCAGCTAGCAAAACGACAAAGGAGCTTTTAGCTACCTTAGCAGACGTTACAGCACAAATCGTCAAAGGCATTATTAATTTAGCACCGTTTGGTATCATGGGATTGGTCTTTACGACTATTTCTGAAAATGGGATCTCGGTATTAGCTGATTATGGTATTTTGATTTTAGCACTTGTTGGGACAATGGCTTTTGTTGCCCTAGTAGTCAACCCACTATTAGGCTTCATCATGATGGGGAAAAATCCCTACCCACTGACTTTTCAATGTCTGAAAGAGTCAGGAGTAACGGCTTTTTTCACCCGCAGTTCAGCAGCCAATATTCCTGTTAATATGCGTCTTTGCGAAAAATTAGGTTTGAATCCAGATACTTACTCTGTTTCTATCCCACTAGGAGCGACGATTAATATGTCGGGGGCAGCCATTACTATTAATGTGTTGACCTTGGCTGCAGCACGTACTTTAGGGATTGAAGTTGACTTTGCCACAGCTTTTATTTTGAGTGTTGTTGCGGCAGTCTCAGCTTGCGGCGCTTCTGGTGTTGCTGGCGGATCTTTGCTTTTAATTCCGGTTGCCTGCAGTTTGTTTGGGATTCCAAATGACACAGCTATGCAAGTGGTTGGCGTTGGGTTCATCGTTGGTGTCGTTCAAGATTCTTGTGAGACAGCTCTGAACTCAGCATCGGACGTCTTCTTTACAGCAGTGGCTGAAAAGTCATATTTTAACAATCATTAA
- the htpX gene encoding zinc metalloprotease HtpX, whose product MLKQQIASNKRRTIFLLIFFFGLLSAIGAAIGYLMIGNTRFGLAIALIIGTIYATSMIFQSTQVVMSMNGAREIGPEQAPEYYDIVEKIAMVAQIPMPKVYIIEEESLNAFATGSSPENAAVAATSGLLKVMNRTELEAVIGHEISHVRNYDIRISTIAVALASVVTMISSIGGRLMWYGGGRRRDDREDSSGALVLVFAIITIILAPMIASLVQLAISRQREYLADASSVELTQNPQAMINALKKLQASKPMSHHIDEVSAALYISDPRKNKSLKSLFQTHPPLEERIKRLETIANSYSL is encoded by the coding sequence ATGCTAAAACAACAGATTGCAAGTAATAAAAGAAGGACCATCTTTCTGCTCATTTTCTTTTTTGGTTTGCTTAGTGCTATAGGAGCAGCAATAGGCTATCTTATGATTGGGAATACCAGATTTGGTTTGGCTATCGCTTTAATTATTGGGACCATCTATGCGACAAGTATGATTTTTCAATCGACCCAGGTTGTGATGTCAATGAATGGTGCGAGAGAGATTGGTCCAGAACAAGCACCTGAATACTATGATATCGTTGAGAAGATTGCCATGGTAGCGCAGATTCCAATGCCGAAAGTTTATATCATTGAAGAAGAATCCTTAAACGCTTTTGCTACCGGATCTAGCCCAGAAAATGCTGCTGTTGCAGCTACTAGTGGGTTACTTAAAGTTATGAACCGAACGGAATTAGAAGCTGTCATCGGTCATGAAATTAGTCATGTGAGAAATTATGATATTCGAATTTCAACCATTGCCGTGGCTTTAGCCTCTGTGGTAACTATGATTTCGAGTATTGGTGGTCGTCTCATGTGGTATGGCGGTGGAAGACGAAGAGATGACCGTGAGGATAGTTCTGGGGCCTTAGTTTTGGTGTTTGCCATTATTACGATTATATTGGCTCCGATGATAGCTAGTTTGGTTCAATTAGCGATTTCACGACAACGCGAGTATTTAGCGGATGCTAGTTCAGTCGAATTAACTCAGAATCCTCAAGCTATGATCAATGCCCTTAAAAAATTACAGGCTTCAAAACCAATGTCACATCACATTGACGAGGTTAGTGCAGCCTTGTACATTAGTGACCCTAGAAAAAATAAGTCTCTAAAGTCCCTCTTTCAAACTCATCCACCCCTAGAAGAACGCATCAAAAGGTTAGAAACAATTGCAAACAGTTATTCCTTATAG
- a CDS encoding nitrilase-related carbon-nitrogen hydrolase, with protein sequence MDLLVLPELWDTGYAVSDLEACADTDGREAQVFLSDLARNYRINIIGGSIARACDGQYYDYLSF encoded by the coding sequence GTGGATTTGCTAGTATTACCAGAATTATGGGATACAGGTTATGCTGTATCAGATTTGGAGGCTTGTGCTGATACAGATGGGCGAGAAGCGCAGGTATTTTTATCAGACTTGGCTCGAAACTATCGCATCAATATCATCGGTGGTTCGATAGCTAGAGCTTGTGATGGACAATATTATGACTACTTATCGTTTTAA
- the ktrA gene encoding potassium uptake transporter gating subunit KtrA — MSKKIIGVLGLGIFGKTVAEELCTFDQDVIAIDYHEDHVQAVANTVTRAAVGDITNYEFLESVGIEHCDTVVIATGNSLEASVLAVMHCKKLGVHNIIAKAKSGIFEDVLYHIGANRVIMPERASGKSLASHILRRHISNIIHVEDDISIIEFKIPQKWVGKNLIELDVRNKYELNVVGIRRGNMESLTTDVNPQEPLPDNIQISAVTNSRTFEKFDYLGYLK, encoded by the coding sequence GTGTCTAAAAAAATTATCGGTGTCCTAGGTCTCGGCATTTTTGGAAAAACCGTCGCCGAAGAACTTTGTACCTTTGACCAAGACGTCATTGCTATCGACTATCATGAGGACCACGTTCAAGCCGTTGCTAATACGGTTACTCGTGCCGCTGTTGGTGATATCACCAACTACGAATTTCTGGAAAGTGTCGGCATCGAACACTGTGATACCGTTGTGATTGCAACAGGTAATAGTCTCGAAGCGTCCGTCCTTGCAGTTATGCACTGTAAAAAATTAGGCGTTCACAATATCATCGCAAAAGCTAAAAGCGGTATCTTTGAAGATGTTTTGTACCATATTGGAGCCAATCGCGTGATCATGCCCGAGAGAGCTTCTGGAAAATCACTAGCATCCCATATTTTAAGACGTCACATTTCTAACATCATTCATGTTGAAGACGATATTTCAATCATTGAATTTAAAATCCCTCAAAAATGGGTTGGTAAAAACCTCATTGAACTTGATGTGCGTAACAAATACGAATTGAATGTGGTTGGCATCCGTCGAGGAAACATGGAAAGTCTGACAACTGATGTTAACCCTCAGGAACCCTTGCCAGACAATATCCAAATAAGCGCTGTTACCAATTCCCGCACTTTTGAAAAATTTGACTACTTAGGCTATTTAAAATAG
- the rsmG gene encoding 16S rRNA (guanine(527)-N(7))-methyltransferase RsmG, which translates to MTPQIFCEQLNTHGITLTDQQKHQFERYFELLIEWNQKINLTAITEKNDVYLKHFYDSIAPILQGDLTNEPVKILDIGAGAGFPSLPMKIIFPNLEITIIDSLNKRIQFLRLLADELSLTNVHFFHGRAEDFGQDKAFRQQFDFVTARAVARMPILAELTIPFLKLNGRLIALKASAADQEMDQAKTALTTLFAQVIESRDYELPNGDPRNITIVEKKKETPKKYPRKAGTPNKKPL; encoded by the coding sequence ATGACACCGCAAATTTTTTGTGAGCAACTAAACACTCATGGCATTACATTAACAGATCAACAAAAACATCAATTTGAACGTTATTTTGAACTTTTAATCGAATGGAACCAGAAGATTAATCTGACAGCTATTACTGAAAAAAACGATGTTTACCTCAAACATTTCTATGATTCTATTGCCCCTATTTTACAAGGGGATTTAACAAACGAGCCTGTTAAAATTCTTGATATTGGCGCTGGAGCTGGTTTTCCTAGTCTCCCGATGAAAATCATTTTTCCAAACTTAGAGATCACTATTATCGATTCTCTCAATAAGCGTATTCAATTTTTAAGGCTTTTAGCTGATGAATTATCCTTAACCAATGTTCACTTCTTTCATGGACGTGCTGAAGATTTTGGTCAAGACAAAGCATTTCGTCAGCAATTTGACTTTGTAACAGCTAGGGCAGTGGCAAGAATGCCGATTTTAGCTGAATTAACTATCCCCTTTTTAAAATTAAATGGCCGATTAATCGCCTTAAAAGCTAGTGCTGCTGACCAAGAAATGGACCAAGCCAAAACTGCTCTCACTACCCTTTTTGCACAGGTTATCGAAAGCAGAGATTACGAACTTCCAAACGGAGACCCGAGAAATATTACTATTGTCGAAAAGAAAAAAGAAACACCTAAAAAATACCCACGAAAAGCTGGAACTCCGAATAAAAAACCACTTTAA
- a CDS encoding methionine ABC transporter ATP-binding protein, with translation MTNAIINLEHIDITFHQKKRTIEAVKDVSVTINKGDIYGIVGYSGAGKSTLVRVINLLQVPTAGKITINDDVTYDKGKVQLSSSELRQKRQKIGMIFQHFNLMAQKTASENVAFALRHSDLTKEAKAKKVSDLLELVGLSDRADNYPAQLSGGQKQRVAIARALANDPEILISDESTSALDPKTTKQILALLQDLNRKLGLTVVMITHEMQIVKDICNRVAVMQNGVLIEEGSVLDIFSNPKEALTQEFIKTATGIDEAMIKIAQQDVVANLAADSILVQLNYAGTSTDEPILNDIYKRFQVTANILYGNIEILDNTPVGEMVVILSGALDSLSAAQEAIASAGIHLTILKRGA, from the coding sequence ATGACTAATGCGATTATAAATTTAGAACACATCGATATCACTTTTCATCAGAAGAAACGTACTATCGAGGCTGTTAAGGATGTTTCTGTGACCATCAATAAGGGTGATATTTATGGTATTGTTGGCTATTCAGGTGCTGGGAAATCAACCTTGGTTAGGGTGATTAACCTGCTTCAAGTACCAACCGCAGGAAAAATTACCATCAATGACGATGTGACTTATGATAAGGGAAAAGTGCAACTATCATCGTCTGAATTGCGCCAGAAGCGTCAAAAAATCGGCATGATTTTCCAACACTTTAACTTGATGGCTCAAAAGACGGCTTCTGAAAATGTTGCTTTTGCTTTACGTCATTCCGATTTGACTAAGGAAGCTAAAGCTAAGAAGGTTTCAGATTTATTGGAGTTAGTGGGGCTCTCTGACCGCGCTGACAATTATCCGGCGCAGCTATCTGGTGGTCAAAAGCAGCGTGTTGCTATTGCGCGTGCCCTAGCAAATGACCCAGAAATTCTGATTTCCGATGAATCAACATCGGCTTTGGATCCGAAAACAACTAAGCAAATCTTGGCTCTGCTACAAGATCTTAACCGAAAATTAGGTTTGACGGTGGTGATGATCACACATGAAATGCAGATTGTTAAAGATATCTGTAATCGTGTTGCCGTTATGCAAAATGGTGTTTTGATTGAAGAGGGCTCAGTTTTAGATATTTTCTCAAATCCTAAAGAAGCATTAACGCAAGAGTTTATTAAAACAGCGACTGGTATTGACGAAGCTATGATTAAGATTGCCCAACAAGATGTTGTTGCTAATCTAGCTGCAGATTCTATTTTAGTGCAACTTAATTATGCGGGAACATCGACAGATGAACCGATTTTGAATGATATTTACAAACGATTTCAAGTCACTGCTAATATTCTTTATGGAAATATTGAAATTCTTGACAATACACCGGTTGGTGAAATGGTGGTTATCCTTTCAGGAGCTTTGGATAGTCTATCGGCGGCACAAGAAGCCATTGCATCAGCTGGTATTCACTTAACGATTTTGAAGAGAGGTGCCTAG
- the brnQ gene encoding branched-chain amino acid transport system II carrier protein: MFKKFKNPTLIVGLMLFALFFGAGNLTFPAFLGLYSGQNFWQAIIGFCITGIGLPLLGVTAVAFSGHESPQDLARPVSKWYALLFASILYLSIGPFFAIPRTGATSFSIGIEPIFGNSPLVRIIYALVFFGLSYFLAVKPSQIADYIGKYLTPLLIAVLAILIVVSFINPIGGLGEPHNASETVNNAFKDSPFVAGLIQGYGTMDALASLAFAILVINAIKDHGISGKKQVGQNVVKSGLIACLLLSLVYVFVGHIGATSQSLFTLHRGIFEFYGIQVDGGHILNQSAAFYLGNLGQTILSIVIFLACLTTSSGLITACSEFFHHLIPKLSHLTWVTIFTLLSTLFYFGGLSEIIKWSTPFLYLLYPLTIALILLVFTKQFFANHSFVYQTTIASTFIAGFYDFSSTLGSLTGVFQLPDIVNHFFTHTVPLGQYNMGWITFTLMGYAIGLLAYHYYFKNK, encoded by the coding sequence ATGTTCAAAAAATTTAAAAATCCAACCCTTATTGTTGGGTTAATGCTCTTTGCACTATTTTTTGGTGCAGGAAATCTAACCTTTCCAGCCTTTTTAGGCCTCTATTCAGGACAAAATTTCTGGCAAGCCATCATAGGATTCTGTATTACTGGTATCGGTCTTCCTTTACTCGGCGTCACTGCTGTAGCTTTTTCCGGACACGAGAGTCCTCAAGACCTTGCGAGACCTGTTTCTAAATGGTATGCCTTGCTTTTTGCTTCTATTTTATACCTTTCCATTGGTCCTTTCTTTGCTATCCCACGGACAGGGGCAACGTCATTTTCTATCGGAATTGAGCCTATTTTTGGTAATAGTCCATTAGTAAGAATTATCTATGCTTTAGTTTTCTTTGGGTTATCTTACTTTTTAGCTGTTAAACCAAGTCAAATTGCAGATTACATTGGCAAATACCTAACACCTCTGTTGATTGCCGTTCTTGCCATTTTGATTGTTGTTTCCTTTATTAATCCTATTGGTGGATTGGGGGAACCACACAATGCTTCAGAGACTGTCAATAATGCTTTCAAAGACTCCCCATTTGTAGCTGGTCTGATTCAAGGTTATGGAACGATGGATGCCTTAGCCTCACTCGCTTTTGCCATTCTCGTTATAAATGCCATTAAAGATCATGGTATTAGCGGTAAAAAACAAGTTGGGCAAAATGTTGTGAAATCGGGACTAATTGCTTGCCTCCTGCTTTCGCTAGTTTATGTCTTTGTTGGACACATAGGAGCCACCTCTCAAAGCTTATTTACCTTACACCGCGGTATCTTTGAGTTTTATGGCATCCAAGTTGATGGTGGCCACATCCTCAATCAATCCGCAGCATTCTACCTCGGTAATTTAGGACAAACGATCCTTTCAATTGTTATCTTCCTAGCCTGCCTAACAACTTCTTCTGGATTAATCACAGCTTGCTCAGAGTTCTTCCATCATTTGATTCCGAAATTATCTCACCTGACATGGGTAACCATTTTCACTCTCTTGTCTACGCTCTTTTATTTTGGCGGTTTATCCGAAATTATCAAATGGTCAACACCGTTCCTTTATCTCTTATACCCTTTGACAATTGCTTTGATTTTATTAGTATTCACAAAACAGTTCTTCGCTAATCATTCCTTTGTCTATCAAACAACAATAGCCTCTACTTTTATAGCTGGTTTCTATGATTTCTCATCCACACTGGGCTCATTGACTGGAGTCTTCCAGCTACCAGATATCGTCAACCACTTTTTTACCCACACTGTACCTTTAGGGCAATACAACATGGGATGGATTACCTTTACACTGATGGGCTATGCTATTGGATTATTGGCTTATCATTATTATTTCAAAAACAAATAA
- a CDS encoding methionine ABC transporter permease: MLEWIQTYLPNVYHIGWTGDNGWLAAINATLYMTIVSFIIGGLLGLLAGLFLVLTAPGGVIENRPVFQVLDKITSVFRAIPFIILLAILAPVTFFIVKTNLGATAALVPLSAATFPFFARQVQVVLSELDRGVIEAAQASGATLFDIIKVYLGEGLPDLIRVSTVTLISLVGETAMAGAIGAGGLGNVAISYGYNRSNTDVTFMATLAILLLIFGIQFIGDFLTRKLSHR; the protein is encoded by the coding sequence ATGTTAGAGTGGATTCAAACTTATTTACCAAATGTTTATCATATCGGTTGGACAGGAGATAATGGTTGGTTGGCAGCCATTAATGCTACCTTATATATGACGATTGTATCGTTTATTATTGGTGGTCTTTTGGGGCTTCTTGCAGGTCTTTTTCTTGTCTTGACCGCACCTGGTGGTGTCATTGAGAATCGTCCAGTTTTTCAAGTTTTGGATAAGATTACTTCAGTCTTTCGGGCGATTCCTTTCATCATCTTGCTAGCCATTTTAGCTCCAGTGACTTTTTTCATTGTCAAAACAAATCTTGGGGCGACCGCTGCCTTGGTTCCTCTCTCAGCAGCAACTTTCCCCTTCTTTGCTCGACAAGTTCAAGTCGTTTTATCAGAATTAGATCGGGGAGTGATTGAAGCAGCACAGGCGTCAGGGGCAACGCTTTTTGATATTATTAAAGTCTATCTTGGAGAAGGATTGCCTGACCTCATTCGTGTGTCAACAGTAACCTTGATTTCGTTAGTTGGAGAAACAGCCATGGCGGGAGCTATTGGGGCTGGAGGGCTTGGTAACGTTGCTATTTCTTATGGTTATAATCGCTCTAACACAGACGTGACATTTATGGCTACCTTGGCAATTCTGTTATTAATCTTTGGCATCCAATTTATCGGAGATTTTTTAACACGAAAACTTAGTCATCGGTAA